The following proteins are co-located in the Gigantopelta aegis isolate Gae_Host chromosome 5, Gae_host_genome, whole genome shotgun sequence genome:
- the LOC121373555 gene encoding uncharacterized protein LOC121373555 encodes MKILSEFGIRSSHILIIIAAGVLVVNVDSQTCGRAPVIYNRVFTDKAVVEDALVTKTGIATKLGCLEVCGRSLAVVCTAFVFNQQQQQCKIYKDSLNQLTQVTETGSVGFAILEEATCPAPPPLPNGTVTYTSVVIGSTATYSCDADYHFFGLSQSSVCETTRAWNGLNGSCRQVFFYNITLPSGTTRDISVPGLVTAGWKIEAIGTPLDSPRFYFNLMHDDNRILALHVDVRFNVGGDINTVVINSFTGYWGRHDSYQPSFPFAPDQQFNLTILVTDNGFEVTVDGQWHATREHSVNCIIICLMF; translated from the exons ATGAAGATTTTGTCAGAATTCGGTATTCGCTCATCACATATCCTCATCATCATAGCCGCTGGAGTTCTTGTTGTAAATGTTGATTCTCAGACATGCGGACGGGCTCCAGTGATCTATAACAGAGTTTTTACCGACAAGGCGGTCGTGGAAGATGCACTGGTTACCAAAACGGGGATCGCCACTAAACTCGGTTGTCTCGAAGTTTGTGGGAGAAGTCTGGCCGTTGTCTGTACTGCATTCGTCTTcaaccaacaacaacagcagtgCAAGATCTACAAAGACAGTTTAAACCAACTGACACAAGTCACCGAAACGGGATCCGTGGGATTCG CGATATTAGAAGAAGCCACATGTCCTGCACCACCGCCCCTGCCCAATGGCACAGTGACCTACACTTCAGTTGTAATAGGAAGCACTGCCACCTACAGCTGTGATGCAGACTACCACTTTTTTGGACTCAGCCAGTCAAGTGTCTGTGAGACGACTCGAGCGTGGAATGGTCTTAACGGTTCTTGTAGACAAGTGTTTTTCTACAACATT ACACTTCCTAGCGGTACAACTCGGGACATATCTGTTCCTGGATTAGTTACCGCAGGATGGAAGATAGAGGCAATAGGAACGCCACTTGATTCACCAAG ATTCTATTTCAACCTAATGCACGATGATAACAGAATTTTAGCCTTACATGTGGACGTGCGCTTCAACGTTGGTGGTGACATAAACACTGTGGTTATCAACTCCTTCACTGGATATTGGGGCAGACATGACTCTTACCAGCCATCCTTTCCATTCGCCCCAGATCAGCAATTTAACCTGACTATCCTAGTGACGGATAATGGATTTGAA